One genomic region from Haloterrigena gelatinilytica encodes:
- a CDS encoding helix-turn-helix domain-containing protein, translating to MSEESVFLDDVTARIMRVLLENPAVFYNKSQLTKAADVSRPAFYDRFDELRDRRIIEPAEVVSGHQYWTLNSDSELANAFSTLLYPEGDSAE from the coding sequence ATGAGTGAGGAATCGGTGTTCCTTGATGATGTGACCGCTCGCATCATGCGGGTACTGCTAGAGAACCCGGCCGTATTCTACAACAAGTCACAGCTCACCAAGGCCGCTGACGTGTCTCGTCCAGCATTCTACGACCGGTTCGACGAACTCCGTGATCGGCGAATAATCGAACCGGCCGAGGTCGTGTCCGGCCACCAGTACTGGACGCTCAACAGCGACTCGGAGCTCGCAAACGCCTTCTCGACACTACTGTATCCAGAGGGTGATAGCGCTGAGTGA